The following are from one region of the Falco biarmicus isolate bFalBia1 chromosome 1, bFalBia1.pri, whole genome shotgun sequence genome:
- the ING2 gene encoding inhibitor of growth protein 2, whose amino-acid sequence MCCWRGGMMLAGPQLVSGPAAPGGERARLLSLYVQDYLECVESLPLDIQRNASLLREMDTQCQEALKEIDDVYEKYKSENDPVQKKRLQQHLQRALINSQELGDEKIQIVTQMLELVENRARQMETHSQCFQDLSENEKPLEKAKMESCQPERSSRRPRRQRTSESRDLCHIANGIDDCDDQPPKEKRSKSSKKKKRSKAKQEREVSPVEFAIDPNEPTYCLCNQVSYGEMIGCDNEQCPIEWFHFSCVGLTYKPKGKWYCPKCRGDNEKTMDKCTDKSKKDRRSR is encoded by the exons atGTGCTGCTGGCGCGGGGGGATGATGCTGGCGGGGCCGCAGCTGGTGTCGGGgccggcggcgccgggcggggagcgggcccGGCTGCTCTCGCTCTACGTGCAGGACTACCTGGAGTGCGTGGAGTCGCTGCCGCTGGACATCCAGCGCAACGCCTCGCTGCTGCGGGAGATGGACACGCAGTGCCAAG AAGCGTTAAAAGAAATAGATGATGTCTATGAAAAATACAAGTCAGAAAATGATCCTGTTCAGAAGAAACGCttgcagcagcatcttcagcGTGCATTAATCAACAGCCAAGAACTTGGAGATGAGAAAATTCAAATAGTTACTCAAATGCTAGAACTGGTAGAGAATAGAGCCCGGCAAATGGAAACACACTCTCAATGTTTTCAAGATCTGTCTGAGAATGAAAAGCCTCTGGAAAAGGCAAAGATGGAGTCCTGCCAGCCAGAGAGATCTTCGCGTAGACCTCGTCGCCAGCGAACCAGCGAAAGCCGTGATCTGTGCCATATAGCAAATGGTATTGATGACTGCGATGATCAGCCgcctaaagaaaaaagatctaaatcttccaagaagaaaaagcGCTCCAAAGCCAAACAAGAGAGAGAGGTTTCACCTGTAGAGTTTGCAATTGATCCCAATGAACCAACTTACTGCTTATGCAACCAAGTGTCTTATGGCGAAATGATAGGATGTGACAACGAACAGTGTCCTATCGAGTGGTTCCACTTCTCATGTGTTGGACTCACCTACAAACCGAAGGGCAAGTGGTATTGCCCCAAGTGCAGAGGAGACAATGAGAAAACAATGGACAAATGTACTGACAAATCAAAAAAGGATAGAAGATCGAGGTAG